The following are encoded in a window of Solibacillus sp. FSL R7-0668 genomic DNA:
- a CDS encoding sensor histidine kinase: MKIKTWLLLTYLLVMLIPLAAFYGLYVSINNYYQDKHVEEYFDKWNTVTDVKKLLTDPSLYSTSANYAALEQTTNNYLMITLYNASGRVLYASNPFVSQANFENKKKLYQHLYELEQTYDAFVYKEPVYQEKQIIGIYKISLARTEWVDHVESKMTLVLIGLAAILLILYSLVIWFLHRRLNKPLRQLQQQMQHFAKGLLIEPLPSRKDEIGELSTSFEAMQQEILAARAHLQQEQQQKHYMLASLSHDLKTPLTSIQAYTESLLSEGDANKEEYLSIITAKTVYMKQLLDELTMFSLLQSPTYEMELVAVDGEEFFDMLLADYEDISREKGFICTISCHVTGTFYVQPKQLMRVLDNLLSNAWRYANTSGTIRIAAFNPHLAPNWCSMHLTKTTGVYIIVTNTGTEIPAEQLNQIFEPLYQVDQARTKTGNRGTGLGLTIAKDIIEKHHGTIKVVSKQNETAFIIWLPQEEKE, encoded by the coding sequence ATGAAAATCAAAACATGGTTACTCCTTACCTACTTACTCGTTATGCTTATCCCGCTTGCCGCTTTTTATGGGCTTTATGTTTCAATTAACAACTACTATCAGGACAAGCATGTTGAGGAGTATTTTGACAAGTGGAATACGGTAACAGATGTAAAGAAGCTGCTTACAGATCCTTCTCTTTATTCAACGTCTGCGAATTATGCAGCGCTCGAACAGACAACAAATAATTACCTCATGATAACGCTTTATAACGCGAGTGGTCGTGTGTTATATGCCTCCAACCCATTTGTTAGTCAGGCAAATTTTGAGAATAAAAAGAAGCTTTATCAGCATTTATATGAGCTTGAACAAACGTACGATGCGTTTGTCTATAAAGAGCCTGTCTATCAAGAAAAGCAAATCATCGGTATTTATAAAATCTCACTCGCTCGTACGGAATGGGTAGACCATGTGGAATCTAAAATGACCCTTGTATTGATTGGTTTAGCTGCAATTTTACTGATTCTGTATAGTTTGGTCATTTGGTTTTTACATCGTCGTTTAAACAAGCCACTTCGGCAGCTACAACAACAGATGCAGCACTTTGCGAAAGGACTCCTAATCGAGCCTTTACCTAGTAGAAAAGATGAAATCGGTGAACTTAGCACTAGCTTTGAAGCAATGCAACAAGAAATTTTAGCAGCACGCGCACATTTACAGCAGGAGCAACAGCAAAAACACTATATGCTGGCGAGTCTTTCGCATGATTTAAAGACACCGCTCACATCTATTCAAGCTTATACCGAGAGCCTTTTATCTGAAGGTGATGCAAACAAAGAGGAATATTTATCGATTATTACAGCGAAAACCGTATATATGAAACAGCTACTTGATGAGTTAACGATGTTTTCACTATTGCAGTCACCTACTTATGAAATGGAGCTTGTAGCAGTGGATGGCGAAGAATTTTTTGACATGCTCCTTGCAGATTATGAGGATATTAGTCGGGAAAAAGGATTTATTTGTACAATAAGCTGTCATGTGACAGGGACCTTTTACGTACAGCCAAAACAGCTCATGCGTGTGTTAGATAATTTATTATCGAATGCTTGGCGCTATGCAAACACAAGTGGAACAATTCGCATTGCAGCATTCAATCCACATTTGGCGCCTAACTGGTGCTCTATGCATTTAACTAAAACGACTGGCGTCTACATCATTGTGACAAATACAGGCACAGAAATTCCAGCTGAGCAATTAAACCAGATTTTTGAACCACTTTATCAGGTTGACCAAGCACGAACAAAAACAGGTAATCGAGGTACGGGATTAGGACTAACGATTGCCAAAGATATTATTGAGAAGCATCACGGCACAATTAAAGTCGTATCGAAACAAAACGAAACAGCCTTTATCATTTGGCTACCACAGGAGGAAAAGGAATGA
- a CDS encoding LolA family protein, which translates to MKKVVYAAALTLTLALGACSETEQYSPQEILNQAMEETTELSSYYAEYKMNVDGEGSYTAKQWEHNGKIRIEMLDATGEETLTVNDGKTVTLYNPTLNSGSTYTVTDDMEGFVRPTLKEQAMQTLELIKDTHDISVGDSEKIAGRETYHLIAKAKEKGSLIGDIEIWVDKKTWMTLKTVSITEDMKLTMEFTKFEPDAKISADQFVLDLPADAAMETIDVTMPTQITASEAQKMLGDFLAFPASTGYELLTIEDMEVPETKEIALTYLKDGEPAFTLSVFIPTDTEPFSTDSAVKVHGQPAEITDEQFFKLLQWDEDGLRYGIILEDEELTFEEVLALTEQMEVIQ; encoded by the coding sequence ATGAAAAAAGTAGTTTATGCAGCAGCACTAACATTAACGCTTGCACTAGGAGCTTGCAGCGAAACCGAACAATATTCACCACAGGAAATTTTAAATCAAGCGATGGAGGAAACAACAGAACTTTCTTCTTACTATGCGGAATATAAGATGAACGTTGATGGTGAAGGAAGCTATACGGCAAAACAATGGGAGCATAACGGAAAGATTCGTATTGAAATGCTAGATGCTACAGGTGAGGAAACACTTACAGTTAATGACGGCAAAACAGTTACACTTTACAATCCAACACTTAATTCTGGTTCAACCTATACCGTAACCGATGATATGGAGGGCTTTGTCCGTCCAACATTAAAGGAACAAGCGATGCAAACATTGGAATTAATTAAAGACACACATGATATTTCTGTTGGGGATAGTGAAAAAATCGCAGGACGTGAAACGTATCATTTAATCGCCAAGGCAAAGGAAAAAGGTTCTTTAATTGGTGATATCGAAATTTGGGTAGACAAGAAAACGTGGATGACCTTAAAAACTGTATCAATTACAGAGGATATGAAGCTAACAATGGAATTCACAAAATTTGAGCCTGACGCAAAAATTTCAGCGGATCAATTTGTATTAGACCTCCCTGCCGATGCAGCAATGGAAACAATAGACGTTACGATGCCAACACAAATTACGGCGTCAGAGGCTCAAAAAATGCTTGGTGACTTCCTAGCCTTCCCAGCATCTACAGGCTATGAGCTATTAACGATTGAAGATATGGAAGTACCTGAAACGAAGGAAATTGCGCTTACGTATTTAAAGGACGGTGAGCCTGCCTTTACGCTATCGGTTTTCATCCCAACAGATACAGAACCGTTTTCGACTGATAGCGCTGTAAAAGTCCATGGTCAACCTGCTGAAATAACAGATGAACAATTTTTCAAACTCCTACAATGGGATGAAGATGGCCTACGTTACGGCATTATATTAGAAGATGAAGAGCTTACATTTGAAGAGGTACTTGCGTTAACGGAGCAAATGGAAGTGATTCAATAA
- a CDS encoding DUF6442 family protein produces the protein MQKETSDDSTHILSICVFIIILIIIKIMNEQPATDLLAVLTASLRIRSFALYQNQKQHFGQRYLMD, from the coding sequence ATGCAGAAAGAAACCTCAGATGATTCAACGCATATTTTAAGTATTTGCGTTTTCATTATAATTTTAATCATCATAAAAATTATGAATGAACAACCCGCCACAGATTTATTAGCTGTGTTAACGGCTTCCTTGAGGATTCGTTCGTTTGCACTATATCAAAATCAAAAACAGCATTTTGGTCAGCGATATCTTATGGACTGA
- a CDS encoding response regulator transcription factor: protein MNQILLIEDDQEIAKIIQHTLTNDGYNVTWATTGLEGLADFKAARFDLVLVDWMLPEMDGLQVIEHIRLESDIPVIMISARNTEVDKVTGLADADDYLAKPFSLEELKARVRAQLKRWYRYNHLTLPQNIQHFSNGLTIHWQEQLVYLNEAEVNVTQKEYDLLKLFAQHPLELFTKEALYQHIWQQADMDQLHTVTVHIKALREKLGDPVKNPHFIQTVWGKGYRFIGEPL, encoded by the coding sequence ATGAACCAAATACTACTCATAGAAGATGATCAAGAAATTGCGAAAATCATTCAGCATACATTAACGAATGATGGCTACAATGTCACGTGGGCAACAACAGGATTAGAAGGGTTAGCAGATTTTAAAGCAGCTCGCTTTGATTTAGTGCTCGTTGATTGGATGCTACCTGAAATGGATGGTTTACAGGTAATCGAACATATTCGACTTGAAAGTGATATTCCTGTCATTATGATTAGTGCACGAAATACGGAAGTCGATAAAGTGACGGGACTTGCGGATGCGGATGATTATTTAGCGAAGCCTTTTTCTTTAGAAGAATTAAAGGCACGAGTACGCGCGCAGTTAAAACGTTGGTATCGCTACAATCACCTAACCCTTCCACAAAACATTCAACATTTTTCAAATGGATTGACGATTCATTGGCAAGAACAGCTTGTTTATTTGAACGAAGCCGAAGTCAATGTGACACAAAAAGAATATGACTTATTAAAGCTATTCGCCCAGCATCCACTTGAACTCTTTACAAAAGAAGCACTTTATCAGCATATTTGGCAGCAAGCAGATATGGATCAGCTACATACCGTTACCGTACATATTAAAGCACTACGAGAAAAGCTAGGCGACCCTGTGAAAAATCCACATTTTATTCAAACCGTTTGGGGCAAGGGTTATCGCTTTATCGGTGAGCCATTATGA